One Centroberyx gerrardi isolate f3 chromosome 2, fCenGer3.hap1.cur.20231027, whole genome shotgun sequence DNA window includes the following coding sequences:
- the lrrc8aa gene encoding leucine rich repeat containing 8 VRAC subunit Aa codes for MIPITELRYFADTQPAYRILKPWWDVFTDYISIVMLMIAVFGGTLQVTQDKMICLPCKWVVNRTCETIPVPNVTIPYAPEPKGIQYDLDRHQYNYVDAVCYENKLHWFAKYFPYLVLLHTLIFLACSNFWFKFPRTSSKLEHFVSILLKCFDSPWTTRALSETVVEESDPKPLGKMNGSMDKKASCVSEDVEASVPMLQRTKSRIEQGIVDRSETGVLDKKEGEQAKALFEKVKKFRIHVEEGDIVYRLYIRQTIIKVIKFILIICYTAYYVRYIKFSVVCTVDIEKLTGYSMYHCAHPLATLFKILACFYISLVVVYGLICMYTLCWMLSRSLKRYSFESIREESSYSDIPDVKNDFAFMLHMIDQYDPLYSKRFAVFLSEVSENKLRQLNLNNEWTLEKLRQRITKNSQEKLELHLFMLSGIPDTVFDLLELEVLKLELIPDVTIPPIIAQLASLREMWLYHTPAKIEAPALAFLRENLKSLHIKFTDIKEIPLWIYSLKNLSELHLTGNLSAENNRYIVIDGLRELKRLKVLRLKSNLTKLPQVVTDVGVHLQKLSINNEGTKLMVLNSLKKMVNLTELELVRCDLERIPHSIFSLHNLQEIDLKDNNLKTIEEIISFQHLHRLVCLKLWYNQIAYIPIQIGTLTNLERLYLNRNKIEKIPSQLFFCRKLRFLDLSHNNLTSIHADVGFLQNLQYFAVTANRIETLPPELFQCKKLRTLNLGNNCLQTLPSRFGELTGLTQLELRGNRLECLPVELGECRLLKRSGLVVEEDLFNTLPSEVKEQLWRADKEQV; via the exons ATGATTCCCATCACAGAGCTCCGGTACTTTGCTGACACCCAGCCAGCGTACCGCATCCTGAAGCCATGGTGGGACGTTTTCACAGACTACATCTCAATCGTCATGCTGATGATTGCTGTGTTCGGTGGTACACTGCAGGTCACACAGGACAAGATGATCTGCCTGCCTTGCAAGTGGGTGGTCAACAGGACCTGTGAGACCATCCCTGTCCCTAATGTGACCATCCCCTATGCGCCGGAACCTAAAGGCATTCAGTATGATCTCGACCGCCACCAGTATAACTATGTTGATGCCGTCTGCTATGAGAACAAACTACACTGGTTTGCCAAATATTTTCCCTATCTGGTGCTACTCCACACTCTTATCTTCCTGGCCTGCAGCAACTTCTGGTTCAAGTTCCCCCGGACAAGCTCTAAACTGGAGCACTTTGTCTCCATCCTCCTGAAGTGCTTTGACTCCCCGTGGACAACAAGGGCTTTGTCTGAGACCGTGGTGGAGGAGAGTGACCCTAAGCCtctggggaaaatgaatggttCGATGGACAAGAAGGCCTCATGTGTGAGTGAGGACGTTGAGGCTAGCGTTCCCATGCTCCAGCGAACAAAGTCCAGAATTGAACAAGGAATTGTAGATCGTTCTGAAACTGGGGTTCTAGACAAAAAGGAAGGAGAGCAGGCCAAGGCCCTTTTTGAGAAAGTGAAGAAGTTCAGGATCCACGTAGAGGAGGGTGACATAGTCTACCGGCTTTACATACGTCAGACCATCATCAAAGTAATAAAGTTTATATTGATAATTTGCTACACGGCCTACTATGTACGCTACATCAAGTTCAGTGTGGTGTGCACAGTGGATATTGAGAAGCTAACTGGGTACAGCATGTACCACTGTGCTCACCCCTTAGCAACTCTGTTCAAGATTTTAGCCTGTTTCTACATCAGCTTGGTGGTGGTTTATGGTCTTATCTGCATGTACACTCTTTGTTGGATGCTCAGTCGCTCCCTCAAACGTTACTCCTTTGAATCAATCCGTGAAGAAAGCAGCTACAGTGACATCCCTGATGTGAAGAACGACTTTGCCTTCATGCTGCACATGATTGATCAGTATGACCCTCTCTACTCCAAGCGCTTTGCTGTGTTTCTTTCAGAGGTGAGTGAGAACAAGCTGAGGCAGCTGAACCTGAACAATGAGTGGACGCTGGAGAAGCTGAGGCAGCGTATCACCAAGAACTCCCAGGAGAAGCTGGAGCTGCATCTGTTCATGCTCAGTGGGATCCCAGATACAGTATTTGATCTATTAGAGCTGGAAGTGCTCAAGCTGGAGCTTATCCCTGATGTAACCATCCCTCCCATCATTGCCCAGCTGGCCAGCCTGAGGGAGATGTGGCTCTATCACACACCAGCCAAAATTGAGGCTCCAGCTCTGGCTTTCCTGAGGGAGAACCTCAAGTCCCTCCACATCAAGTTCACTGACATCAAGGAGATCCCTCTGTGGATCTACAGCCTGAAGAACCTCAGTGAGCTGCACCTAACTGGGAACCTGAGTGCTGAGAACAACCGTTACATTGTCATCGATGGTCTTCGGGAACTCAAAAGGCTCAAAGTGCTTCGTCTGAAGAGCAACCTGACCAAGCTGCCTCAGGTGGTGACTGATGTGGGTGTCCACCTCCAGAAGCTCTCCATCAATAATGAGGGTACAAAGCTGATGGTGCTCAACAGTCTTAAGAAAATGGTGAACCTAACAGAGCTGGAGCTTGTCCGTTGTGACCTTGAGCGCATACCACACTCCATCTTTAGTTTGCACAACCTGCAGGAGATTGACCTGAAGGACAACAATCTCAAGACAATAGAGGAGATCATCAGCTTCCAGCACCTGCACCGGCTGGTGTGCCTGAAGCTGTGGTACAACCAGATTGCCTATATCCCCATTCAGATCGGCACCCTTACCAACCTGGAAAGGCTGTATCTAAACAGAAACAAGATAGAGAAAATCCCCAGCCAACTCTTCTTCTGCCGCAAGCTGCGCTTCTTGGACCTGAGTCACAACAACCTGACCAGCATCCATGCTGATGTGGGCTTCCTCCAGAACCTGCAGTACTTTGCTGTGACAGCAAACAGG ATCGAGACCTTGCCCCCAGAGCTGTTCCAATGTAAGAAGCTGCGTACTCTGAACCTGGGGAACAACTGTCTGCAGACTTTGCCATCGCGCTTTGGAGAACTAACTGGGTTGACCCAGCTGGAGCTGAGGGGGAACCGTCTGGAGTGTCTCCCAGTGGAGCTTGGTGAGTGTCGGCTGTTGAAGAGGAGCGGGCTAGTGGTGGAGGAGGACCTGTTCAACACGCTGCCATCTGAAGTCAAAGAGCAGCTATGGAGGGCTGATAAGGAGCAAGTTTGA
- the phyhd1 gene encoding phytanoyl-CoA dioxygenase domain-containing protein 1 isoform X1, which yields MDFMTDRDLQKYEQDGYVVLDGLLTSQECDELRQRMAEIVERMDVPEHCRTTFSTYHDEQLKTQGNADYFITSGDKIRFFFEKGVFDDKGEFVVPRDRSLNKVGHALHAHEPLYKKITHSPQIQGIAKKMDLKSPVILQSMYIFKQPGIGGEVTPHQDATFLYTEPLGRVTGVWIALEDATINNGCLWFIPGSQNGGISRRMVRTPKGTYPLTDFTGREQTYDEDKFVAAPVKKGGVVLIHGEVVHRSAQNTSEDSRHVYTFHIMESQDTRWSPDNWLQPTEELPFPPLCAK from the exons ATGGATTTTATGACAGATCGTGATCTGCAAAAG TACGAGCAGGATGGGTATGTGGTTCTGGACGGGCTCCTGACCTCCCAGGAGTGTGACGAGCTGAGGCAGAGGATGGCAGAGATAGTGGAGCGGATGGACGTCCCGGAGCACTGCCGCACCACCTTCTCCACCTACCATGACGAGCAGCTCAAAACACAG GGGAATGCTGACTATTTCATCACCAGCGGAGATAAGATCCGCTTCTTCTTTGAGAAAGGAGTTTTCGACGACAAAG GAGAATTCGTCGTGCCGAGAGACCGCTCGCTGAATAAAGTTGGACATG CACTCCATGCCCATGAGCCTTTGTACAAAAAGATTACACATTCACCCCAGATTCAG GGTATCGCTAAGAAGATGGATCTTAAAAGTCCTGTGATACTGCAAAGCATGTACATTTTTAAG caacCAGGGATTGGTGGGGAAG TGACGCCACACCAAGACGCCACATTTCTGTACACGGAGCCACTGGGCAGAGTGACGGGGGTGTGGATCGCCCTGGAAGACGCGACTATCAACAACGGCTGCCTGTGGTTTATCCCAGGGTCACAAAACG GTGGCATCTCTCGGCGTATGGTCCGCACCCCAAAGGGCACGTATCCCCTGACAGACTTCACTGGTAGAGAGCAGACCTACGATGAAGACAAGTTTGTTGCTGCACCTGTTAAAAAGG GCGGAGTCGTCCTGATCCACGGGGAGGTCGTGCACCGCAGCGCCCAGAACACCTCCGAGGACTCTCGCCACGTCTACACCTTCCACATCATGGAGTCCCAGGACACCCGCTGGAGCCCCGACAACTG GTTGCAACCCACAGAAGAGCTCCCTTTCCCGCCCCTCTGCGCTAAATAA
- the phyhd1 gene encoding phytanoyl-CoA dioxygenase domain-containing protein 1 isoform X2: MDFMTDRDLQKGNADYFITSGDKIRFFFEKGVFDDKGEFVVPRDRSLNKVGHALHAHEPLYKKITHSPQIQGIAKKMDLKSPVILQSMYIFKQPGIGGEVTPHQDATFLYTEPLGRVTGVWIALEDATINNGCLWFIPGSQNGGISRRMVRTPKGTYPLTDFTGREQTYDEDKFVAAPVKKGGVVLIHGEVVHRSAQNTSEDSRHVYTFHIMESQDTRWSPDNWLQPTEELPFPPLCAK, translated from the exons ATGGATTTTATGACAGATCGTGATCTGCAAAAG GGGAATGCTGACTATTTCATCACCAGCGGAGATAAGATCCGCTTCTTCTTTGAGAAAGGAGTTTTCGACGACAAAG GAGAATTCGTCGTGCCGAGAGACCGCTCGCTGAATAAAGTTGGACATG CACTCCATGCCCATGAGCCTTTGTACAAAAAGATTACACATTCACCCCAGATTCAG GGTATCGCTAAGAAGATGGATCTTAAAAGTCCTGTGATACTGCAAAGCATGTACATTTTTAAG caacCAGGGATTGGTGGGGAAG TGACGCCACACCAAGACGCCACATTTCTGTACACGGAGCCACTGGGCAGAGTGACGGGGGTGTGGATCGCCCTGGAAGACGCGACTATCAACAACGGCTGCCTGTGGTTTATCCCAGGGTCACAAAACG GTGGCATCTCTCGGCGTATGGTCCGCACCCCAAAGGGCACGTATCCCCTGACAGACTTCACTGGTAGAGAGCAGACCTACGATGAAGACAAGTTTGTTGCTGCACCTGTTAAAAAGG GCGGAGTCGTCCTGATCCACGGGGAGGTCGTGCACCGCAGCGCCCAGAACACCTCCGAGGACTCTCGCCACGTCTACACCTTCCACATCATGGAGTCCCAGGACACCCGCTGGAGCCCCGACAACTG GTTGCAACCCACAGAAGAGCTCCCTTTCCCGCCCCTCTGCGCTAAATAA